Proteins encoded within one genomic window of Methanosarcina barkeri str. Wiesmoor:
- a CDS encoding phosphoglycolate phosphatase, whose product MKFKAIVADIDGTITCEKRELHLGAMKKIRSLKIPVVLATGNTLCYARTASRLIGLEGAVIAENGGAVTVRFDLQGAFEESLEECEKAYSFLSDYFKLTKLDPLYRKTEIALRRDFDIEKARTLLKTLDLDVEMVDTKYAIHLKSTKINKGIGLQKLAGMMSLKSKDFVAIGDSENDLEMFEVSGFGIAVRNGDETIKKAANYVTAASFGDGAVEAIEYLESKGWI is encoded by the coding sequence ATGAAATTCAAAGCTATTGTAGCCGATATAGACGGTACAATCACCTGTGAGAAAAGGGAACTTCATCTGGGGGCCATGAAAAAGATCCGTTCTCTTAAAATTCCTGTAGTGCTTGCCACAGGAAATACTCTATGTTATGCAAGGACAGCTTCAAGGCTTATCGGCCTGGAAGGGGCTGTAATCGCAGAAAACGGAGGGGCTGTTACCGTCCGCTTTGATTTGCAGGGCGCTTTTGAGGAAAGCCTTGAGGAATGCGAGAAAGCCTATTCTTTTCTTTCCGACTATTTCAAGCTCACCAAACTTGACCCTTTATACCGAAAAACCGAAATTGCCCTCAGGAGAGACTTTGATATAGAAAAAGCCAGAACCCTTCTCAAAACTCTGGATCTGGATGTAGAGATGGTTGATACCAAATATGCCATCCATCTCAAGAGCACGAAAATCAATAAAGGGATCGGCCTTCAGAAGCTTGCAGGCATGATGAGCCTAAAATCCAAAGATTTCGTAGCCATAGGAGATTCCGAAAACGACTTAGAAATGTTTGAAGTCTCAGGTTTCGGAATTGCTGTCAGAAACGGGGATGAAACAATAAAAAAAGCTGCTAATTATGTTACAGCGGCATCATTTGGGGATGGGGCTGTAGAAGCCATCGAGTATCTAGAGTCAAAAGGCTGGATTTGA
- a CDS encoding GNAT family N-acetyltransferase produces the protein MKLEIQLDQLNEKYVNAAADLVMSAYIEEKTAIPFLPYEEEQLYFLRKLIKNLFNNGTGIVAVRSEELIGFIAGFEVEELFGKYKGIYSPLYGHGGKKEYRGILYQELYMHVAEKWVKNACFTHALTFFAHDTETIDLWFWQGFGLRCVDSICESKKIPGNNPSNIIIKKANELDIPALANIHRQHNMYYRNSPIFMPRINEDPVQDLTDWLKKVNHHLWAAYQDEKPLGYMRIQPNAETFVSEHKDIMNITGAYVMESERKAGIGTMLLGAIQEWLLKNGYTLCGVDFESINITGSRFWNKHFIPYTYSVVRRIDERIST, from the coding sequence ATGAAACTTGAAATTCAACTCGATCAGCTAAATGAAAAATATGTGAATGCAGCAGCGGATTTAGTTATGTCTGCATACATCGAAGAAAAAACAGCGATTCCTTTTTTGCCTTACGAAGAGGAGCAATTATATTTTCTCAGAAAGTTAATTAAGAATTTATTTAACAATGGAACAGGCATTGTTGCTGTCAGAAGTGAGGAACTAATCGGGTTTATAGCCGGATTTGAAGTTGAAGAACTATTCGGGAAATATAAAGGAATTTATAGTCCTCTATATGGACACGGCGGGAAAAAAGAATATAGGGGCATATTATATCAGGAGTTATATATGCATGTAGCTGAAAAATGGGTAAAGAATGCTTGTTTTACCCATGCATTAACATTTTTCGCACATGACACAGAAACTATTGATTTATGGTTTTGGCAGGGGTTTGGCCTGCGCTGTGTAGACTCTATTTGTGAATCAAAAAAGATTCCTGGAAATAATCCTTCTAATATTATAATTAAAAAAGCCAATGAGCTTGATATACCAGCTTTAGCAAATATTCATAGACAGCATAACATGTATTACAGGAACTCACCCATTTTCATGCCCAGAATAAATGAAGACCCGGTTCAAGATTTAACTGATTGGCTCAAAAAAGTCAATCACCATTTATGGGCAGCTTATCAAGATGAAAAACCGTTGGGGTATATGAGAATTCAACCAAACGCTGAAACTTTTGTTTCGGAACACAAAGACATTATGAACATAACCGGTGCATACGTTATGGAGAGTGAAAGAAAAGCGGGTATAGGAACTATGTTATTGGGAGCAATACAGGAGTGGCTCTTAAAAAACGGGTATACTCTTTGCGGAGTAGATTTCGAATCCATAAATATTACGGGAAGCAGGTTTTGGAATAAACATTTTATTCCTTATACATATAGCGTGGTTAGACGGATTGATGAGAGAATTTCAACATAA
- a CDS encoding transglutaminase family protein encodes MYTESDNLQDYLKKSEVIDFDNKLIVEKCLELQKGTDDEISLIKKVYEFVRDEIHHSGDIGEMRVTCKASEVLEAGHGICCAKAHLFAAMLRYFGVPAGFCYQKLSSSRNVNVKFLHGLNAVYLKDMDKWIRLDARGNKPGRDAQFSIYEEKISKKVNKELGEEDSPVIFAEPNPNVIEILKTSKDMKELWDQWDLGLRDLFRT; translated from the coding sequence ATGTACACTGAAAGCGATAATCTTCAGGATTACCTCAAAAAGAGTGAAGTCATAGACTTTGATAACAAGCTGATCGTTGAGAAGTGCCTTGAATTACAGAAGGGAACCGACGACGAAATAAGCCTGATTAAAAAGGTTTATGAGTTTGTTCGGGATGAGATTCATCATTCAGGCGATATAGGGGAAATGCGAGTTACTTGCAAGGCATCAGAGGTTCTGGAAGCCGGCCACGGGATATGTTGTGCCAAAGCCCATCTGTTTGCAGCCATGCTGAGATATTTCGGGGTTCCGGCTGGGTTCTGTTATCAGAAACTTTCTTCAAGTCGGAATGTTAACGTGAAATTCTTGCACGGCTTAAACGCGGTATATTTAAAAGATATGGATAAATGGATAAGATTGGATGCAAGAGGCAACAAGCCAGGCCGTGATGCTCAGTTTTCCATATACGAAGAAAAGATTTCCAAGAAGGTGAATAAAGAGCTTGGGGAAGAAGATAGTCCAGTAATCTTTGCAGAGCCCAATCCGAATGTTATTGAAATCTTAAAGACAAGTAAAGATATGAAAGAATTATGGGATCAATGGGATCTTGGGCTGAGGGATTTATTTCGTACTTAA
- a CDS encoding PRC-barrel domain-containing protein has product MGINEELHVPKKMTFVPATEIKGSKVVTIKDEELGKIEEVMIDSERGRISYVILACDCFIGMSCKLFAIPWEALKATRGDYILRVEKGAFKDAEGLGDDVWTLTHDDLTRIYEKYNVPPYWKV; this is encoded by the coding sequence ATGGGAATAAATGAAGAACTGCACGTTCCAAAGAAAATGACTTTTGTACCGGCAACTGAAATTAAAGGATCTAAGGTCGTAACTATTAAAGATGAAGAACTTGGAAAGATTGAAGAAGTCATGATTGACTCTGAACGGGGAAGAATATCATACGTAATACTTGCTTGTGATTGTTTTATTGGTATGTCCTGTAAATTATTTGCCATTCCTTGGGAAGCTCTTAAAGCAACTCGAGGTGATTATATTCTTAGAGTTGAGAAAGGAGCATTCAAAGATGCAGAAGGTTTGGGTGACGATGTGTGGACTTTAACTCATGATGATTTGACTAGAATATATGAAAAGTATAATGTTCCTCCTTACTGGAAAGTTTAA
- a CDS encoding cupin domain-containing protein has protein sequence MKEFPDFMKSKSNHISSKEQNTKDIDGYFYEGADGSQMAFWTCYSDRVSKKHIHEFDEYMVCVSGQYTAILNDEEFVLNPGDELFIPKGTEQWGKCIAGTRTIHAFGGKRIKRDEE, from the coding sequence GTGAAAGAATTTCCGGACTTTATGAAAAGTAAAAGTAACCATATCAGCAGTAAAGAGCAAAATACTAAGGACATCGACGGCTATTTTTACGAAGGTGCAGACGGCAGCCAGATGGCATTCTGGACCTGTTATTCGGACAGGGTTTCGAAGAAACATATTCATGAGTTTGATGAGTACATGGTTTGTGTTAGTGGCCAGTATACGGCAATATTGAATGACGAGGAATTTGTTCTTAATCCCGGGGACGAATTATTCATTCCGAAAGGGACAGAACAGTGGGGAAAATGTATTGCAGGAACTAGAACTATTCATGCGTTTGGGGGAAAACGGATTAAGAGAGATGAAGAGTAA
- a CDS encoding class I SAM-dependent methyltransferase: protein MEIDYNELAKKYDLTRKENVDTINRFLENLSFSEETNILDFGCGTGNFTCALKRITNANVYGVEPADKMRQKAIDKNTDVIFEKGNHEKIPFMDNFFDFIYMTDVIHHIPNINVMFKELNRVLKQGGSLCIVTESHKQIESRFWAKYFPATVKVEKKRYPDIPEIVESATNNGFVFSKIETTDANHKHSISKNFLMLVENKGYSMFHLISNDDHECGLADLRNDYSKQVKIEYSHGETFLWLKKPFKNW from the coding sequence GTGGAAATTGATTATAATGAACTGGCAAAAAAGTATGATCTAACAAGAAAAGAGAACGTGGATACGATAAATCGATTTTTGGAAAATCTATCTTTTTCTGAAGAAACAAATATACTTGATTTTGGGTGCGGAACTGGCAACTTCACCTGTGCTCTGAAACGGATAACAAATGCTAATGTGTACGGGGTTGAACCGGCTGACAAGATGAGGCAAAAAGCCATTGACAAAAATACAGATGTCATTTTCGAAAAAGGCAATCATGAAAAAATACCTTTTATGGATAACTTTTTCGATTTTATATATATGACTGACGTAATACACCATATACCGAATATTAATGTAATGTTTAAAGAGTTAAATAGAGTACTTAAACAGGGCGGCTCTCTCTGTATTGTTACCGAATCCCATAAACAAATAGAATCGAGGTTCTGGGCAAAATATTTTCCAGCAACCGTAAAAGTGGAAAAAAAGAGATACCCGGATATTCCTGAAATTGTAGAAAGTGCCACTAACAATGGTTTTGTATTTTCAAAGATAGAGACTACAGATGCAAATCACAAGCACTCAATCTCTAAGAATTTTTTAATGCTAGTAGAAAACAAAGGGTATTCCATGTTTCATTTGATAAGTAACGATGACCATGAATGCGGTCTCGCTGATTTAAGAAATGATTACAGTAAACAGGTTAAAATTGAGTACAGCCACGGAGAGACATTTTTGTGGTTAAAAAAGCCATTTAAAAACTGGTAG